From one Coleofasciculus sp. FACHB-1120 genomic stretch:
- a CDS encoding erythromycin esterase family protein, producing the protein MPDATQTNATQTKLTDTVRQIAHPLTGAASDYDPLMELIGDARFVLLGEASHGTHEFYQARAEITKRLIQEKGFTAIAVEADWPDAYRVNRYVTGVSDNTTSNEALSGFGRFPAWMWRNADVVNFIDWLRQYNSALPENATKTGFYGLDLYSLHQSIAAVLDYLDKIDPEAAEQARHRYSCFEDFGEDAQSYGYVANFDDEESCESQVVNQLLELQHRASEYAHRDGRLTEDEFFFAEQNARLVKNAEEYYRSMFRGRVSSWNLRDRHMAETLQHLVAHLDKQGDRTKVVLWAHNSHLGDARATDMGAHGELNVGQLVREQYGRDAVLVGFSTYTGTVTAASNWGAPAERKRIRPALPDSYEALFHDTGVSCFLLVLRDGGASIKELREPRLERAIGVIYRPQTERSSHYFHARLADQFDAIIHFDETQAVQPLERAEWEIDEVPETFPSGF; encoded by the coding sequence ATGCCCGACGCGACTCAGACTAACGCGACTCAGACTAAGCTAACCGATACTGTGCGCCAGATTGCCCACCCGCTCACAGGTGCCGCCTCTGACTACGACCCCTTGATGGAACTTATTGGCGATGCCCGCTTTGTCTTGCTGGGTGAGGCATCCCACGGCACCCATGAATTTTATCAAGCGCGAGCCGAAATTACCAAGCGGCTGATTCAAGAAAAAGGCTTTACAGCGATCGCTGTCGAAGCCGATTGGCCCGATGCTTACCGCGTCAACCGCTACGTCACTGGTGTCAGCGACAATACAACCAGTAACGAAGCACTCTCTGGCTTTGGACGCTTCCCCGCTTGGATGTGGCGCAACGCGGATGTGGTCAACTTCATTGATTGGCTGCGCCAGTACAATAGCGCCCTCCCTGAAAATGCCACTAAGACTGGCTTCTACGGTCTTGACCTCTACAGCCTACACCAGTCAATCGCCGCCGTTCTCGACTACCTTGACAAAATTGACCCAGAGGCGGCAGAACAGGCGCGTCACCGCTACTCGTGCTTTGAAGACTTTGGTGAAGACGCTCAATCCTACGGGTATGTCGCCAACTTCGATGATGAGGAATCCTGTGAGAGCCAAGTTGTCAACCAACTTCTAGAATTGCAACATCGTGCTAGCGAGTACGCCCATCGGGATGGTCGCCTGACAGAGGACGAATTTTTCTTTGCCGAACAGAACGCACGACTGGTCAAGAACGCCGAGGAATACTACCGCTCAATGTTTCGTGGTCGGGTGTCGTCGTGGAATTTGCGCGATCGCCACATGGCAGAAACGCTGCAACACCTCGTCGCTCATTTGGACAAACAAGGCGATCGCACCAAGGTCGTCCTCTGGGCACACAACTCCCATCTCGGCGACGCACGGGCAACCGACATGGGCGCACACGGCGAACTGAACGTCGGTCAACTGGTGCGCGAACAGTATGGTCGCGACGCGGTACTTGTCGGCTTCAGCACCTACACGGGAACCGTCACCGCCGCCTCAAATTGGGGCGCACCCGCCGAACGCAAGCGCATCCGTCCGGCGCTTCCAGACAGTTATGAAGCGCTGTTTCACGACACAGGTGTGTCTTGCTTCCTGCTCGTCTTACGCGACGGTGGCGCATCAATCAAAGAATTGCGGGAGCCTCGATTGGAACGGGCGATTGGTGTCATCTATCGACCCCAGACCGAGCGGAGTAGCCATTACTTCCACGCACGGCTCGCCGACCAATTTGACGCCATCATCCACTTCGACGAAACCCAGGCAGTGCAGCCCCTAGAGCGGGCTGAATGGGAGATAGACGAAGTGCCAGAGACATTTCCCTCTGGTTTTTAA